Proteins encoded by one window of Cucurbita pepo subsp. pepo cultivar mu-cu-16 chromosome LG14, ASM280686v2, whole genome shotgun sequence:
- the LOC111809841 gene encoding uncharacterized protein LOC111809841 isoform X1, with translation MWREGNVGLERERVGANHFVRKRWEKAFLWRIFHGTTHSIDRPNRHRVPSPYRCFLFPAVLVGRGYFRGRSDQASARSLHRHLNPPFDSFNSSKTDSRLSINMHKSIEELGKNENSRHEACENNEYARLVIANEAGPLESEILQPQDKLKSKSPLKRWIKISLWCIVSIVFLLVFFKWGVPFLFEKVIIPIMKWEATAFRRPMLALMLVASLASFPVFFIPSGPSMWLAGMIFGYGLGFVIIMVGTTIGMVLPYLIGLIFRDRIHLWLMRWPRKAEVLRLAGEGSWFRQFQVVALFRVSPFPYTIFNYAIVVTSMRFWPYLCGSVAGMIPEAFIYIYSGRLMRTLADVQYGKHRLTTVEIVYNVISFIIAIVTIIIFTVYAKKMLNNLQMEEDNRKYSASHHGSFEVESLSHERSPINVMKEDRAVEEVVAEITHTIKSCWST, from the exons ATGTGGAGAGAAGGGAACGTTGGccttgagagagaaagagtggGGGCAAATCATTTTGTACGAAAAAGGTGGGAAAAGGCATTTTTATGGAGAATCTTCCATGGAACTACGCACAGCATTGATCG GCCCAATCGCCACCGTGTTCCGTCTCCTTACCGTTGCTTTCTTTTCCCGGCGGTGCTGGTGGGTCGGGGGTATTTTCGAGGGAGGTCCGACCAAGCCTCTGCCCGATCGCTTCACCGTCATCTCAATCCTCCCTTTGATTCTTTTAACTCTTCCAAAACTG ACTCGAGGTTGTCGATCAACATGCACAAATCAATTGAAGAACTcggtaaaaatgaaaatagcaGGCATGAAGCATGTGAGAACAATGAATATGCAAGGCTAGTCATAGCTAATGAAGCAGGTCCTTTGGAATCAGAGATTCTACAGCCTCAAGATAAACTGAAAAGCAAATCACCCTTGAAGCGGTGGATCAAAATTTCACTATGGTGCATTGTTAGTATTgtatttcttcttgttttcttcaagTGGGGAGTGCCATTTCTTTTCGAGAAG GTCATCATCCCAATCATGAAGTGGGAAGCTACTGCCTTTCGTCGACCTATGCTTGCACTAATGCTTGTTGCTTCTCTGGCATCCTTTCCCGTATTTTTTATTCCCTCTGGCCCTTCAATGTGGTTGGCTGGGATGATTTTTGGCTATGGCCTTGGGTTTGTTATAATAATGGTTGGAACAACTATTGGGATGGTCCTGCCATATTTAATTGGATTAATTTTCCGTGACCGCATTCAT CTATGGTTAATGAGATGGCCTCGAAAAGCAGAAGTACTCAGGCTTGCTGGGGAAGGGAGCTGGTTTCGTCAGTTTCAAGTTGTTGCACTCTTCAGGGTTTCACCATTTCCCTACactattttcaattatgcaaTTGTGGTAACAAGTATGAGATTTTGGCCCTATTTGTGCGGGTCAGTTGCAGGAATGATACCAGAGGctttcatttacatttacaG TGGTAGGCTAATGAGGACACTAGCAGATgttcaatatggaaaacatcggCTGACGACTGTAGAGATTGTGTATAACGTCATCTCCTTCATCATCGCGATCGtcactattattattttcactgtTTATGCAAAAAAGATGCTGAACAACCttcaaatggaagaagataATAGAAAGTATTCTGCCTCCCACCATGGTAGTTTCGAGGTAGAGAGTCTTTCGCACGAAAG atctccaatcaatgtgatgAAGGAAGATAGAGCTGTAGAAGAAGTCGTAGCTGAGATTACCCA
- the LOC111809841 gene encoding uncharacterized protein LOC111809841 isoform X3 codes for MWREGNVGLERERVGANHFVRKRWEKAFLWRIFHGTTHSIDRPNRHRVPSPYRCFLFPAVLVGRGYFRGRSDQASARSLHRHLNPPFDSFNSSKTDSRLSINMHKSIEELGKNENSRHEACENNEYARLVIANEAGPLESEILQPQDKLKSKSPLKRWIKISLWCIVSIVFLLVFFKWGVPFLFEKVIIPIMKWEATAFRRPMLALMLVASLASFPVFFIPSGPSMWLAGMIFGYGLGFVIIMVGTTIGMVLPYLIGLIFRDRIHLWLMRWPRKAEVLRLAGEGSWFRQFQVVALFRVSPFPYTIFNYAIVVTSMRFWPYLCGSVAGMIPEAFIYIYSGRLMRTLADVQYGKHRLTTVEIVYNVISFIIAIVTIIIFTVYAKKMLNNLQMEEDNRKYSASHHGSFEVESLSHERESRR; via the exons ATGTGGAGAGAAGGGAACGTTGGccttgagagagaaagagtggGGGCAAATCATTTTGTACGAAAAAGGTGGGAAAAGGCATTTTTATGGAGAATCTTCCATGGAACTACGCACAGCATTGATCG GCCCAATCGCCACCGTGTTCCGTCTCCTTACCGTTGCTTTCTTTTCCCGGCGGTGCTGGTGGGTCGGGGGTATTTTCGAGGGAGGTCCGACCAAGCCTCTGCCCGATCGCTTCACCGTCATCTCAATCCTCCCTTTGATTCTTTTAACTCTTCCAAAACTG ACTCGAGGTTGTCGATCAACATGCACAAATCAATTGAAGAACTcggtaaaaatgaaaatagcaGGCATGAAGCATGTGAGAACAATGAATATGCAAGGCTAGTCATAGCTAATGAAGCAGGTCCTTTGGAATCAGAGATTCTACAGCCTCAAGATAAACTGAAAAGCAAATCACCCTTGAAGCGGTGGATCAAAATTTCACTATGGTGCATTGTTAGTATTgtatttcttcttgttttcttcaagTGGGGAGTGCCATTTCTTTTCGAGAAG GTCATCATCCCAATCATGAAGTGGGAAGCTACTGCCTTTCGTCGACCTATGCTTGCACTAATGCTTGTTGCTTCTCTGGCATCCTTTCCCGTATTTTTTATTCCCTCTGGCCCTTCAATGTGGTTGGCTGGGATGATTTTTGGCTATGGCCTTGGGTTTGTTATAATAATGGTTGGAACAACTATTGGGATGGTCCTGCCATATTTAATTGGATTAATTTTCCGTGACCGCATTCAT CTATGGTTAATGAGATGGCCTCGAAAAGCAGAAGTACTCAGGCTTGCTGGGGAAGGGAGCTGGTTTCGTCAGTTTCAAGTTGTTGCACTCTTCAGGGTTTCACCATTTCCCTACactattttcaattatgcaaTTGTGGTAACAAGTATGAGATTTTGGCCCTATTTGTGCGGGTCAGTTGCAGGAATGATACCAGAGGctttcatttacatttacaG TGGTAGGCTAATGAGGACACTAGCAGATgttcaatatggaaaacatcggCTGACGACTGTAGAGATTGTGTATAACGTCATCTCCTTCATCATCGCGATCGtcactattattattttcactgtTTATGCAAAAAAGATGCTGAACAACCttcaaatggaagaagataATAGAAAGTATTCTGCCTCCCACCATGGTAGTTTCGAGGTAGAGAGTCTTTCGCACGAAAG AGAATCTCGAAGATGA
- the LOC111809841 gene encoding uncharacterized protein LOC111809841 isoform X2 codes for MWREGNVGLERERVGANHFVRKRWEKAFLWRIFHGTTHSIDRPNRHRVPSPYRCFLFPAVLVGRGYFRGRSDQASARSLHRHLNPPFDSFNSSKTDSRLSINMHKSIEELGKNENSRHEACENNEYARLVIANEAGPLESEILQPQDKLKSKSPLKRWIKISLWCIVSIVFLLVFFKWGVPFLFEKVIIPIMKWEATAFRRPMLALMLVASLASFPVFFIPSGPSMWLAGMIFGYGLGFVIIMVGTTIGMVLPYLIGLIFRDRIHLWLMRWPRKAEVLRLAGEGSWFRQFQVVALFRVSPFPYTIFNYAIVVTSMRFWPYLCGSVAGMIPEAFIYIYSGRLMRTLADVQYGKHRLTTVEIVYNVISFIIAIVTIIIFTVYAKKMLNNLQMEEDNRKYSASHHGSFEVESLSHESCWLVWKLCVDDHFFREGFH; via the exons ATGTGGAGAGAAGGGAACGTTGGccttgagagagaaagagtggGGGCAAATCATTTTGTACGAAAAAGGTGGGAAAAGGCATTTTTATGGAGAATCTTCCATGGAACTACGCACAGCATTGATCG GCCCAATCGCCACCGTGTTCCGTCTCCTTACCGTTGCTTTCTTTTCCCGGCGGTGCTGGTGGGTCGGGGGTATTTTCGAGGGAGGTCCGACCAAGCCTCTGCCCGATCGCTTCACCGTCATCTCAATCCTCCCTTTGATTCTTTTAACTCTTCCAAAACTG ACTCGAGGTTGTCGATCAACATGCACAAATCAATTGAAGAACTcggtaaaaatgaaaatagcaGGCATGAAGCATGTGAGAACAATGAATATGCAAGGCTAGTCATAGCTAATGAAGCAGGTCCTTTGGAATCAGAGATTCTACAGCCTCAAGATAAACTGAAAAGCAAATCACCCTTGAAGCGGTGGATCAAAATTTCACTATGGTGCATTGTTAGTATTgtatttcttcttgttttcttcaagTGGGGAGTGCCATTTCTTTTCGAGAAG GTCATCATCCCAATCATGAAGTGGGAAGCTACTGCCTTTCGTCGACCTATGCTTGCACTAATGCTTGTTGCTTCTCTGGCATCCTTTCCCGTATTTTTTATTCCCTCTGGCCCTTCAATGTGGTTGGCTGGGATGATTTTTGGCTATGGCCTTGGGTTTGTTATAATAATGGTTGGAACAACTATTGGGATGGTCCTGCCATATTTAATTGGATTAATTTTCCGTGACCGCATTCAT CTATGGTTAATGAGATGGCCTCGAAAAGCAGAAGTACTCAGGCTTGCTGGGGAAGGGAGCTGGTTTCGTCAGTTTCAAGTTGTTGCACTCTTCAGGGTTTCACCATTTCCCTACactattttcaattatgcaaTTGTGGTAACAAGTATGAGATTTTGGCCCTATTTGTGCGGGTCAGTTGCAGGAATGATACCAGAGGctttcatttacatttacaG TGGTAGGCTAATGAGGACACTAGCAGATgttcaatatggaaaacatcggCTGACGACTGTAGAGATTGTGTATAACGTCATCTCCTTCATCATCGCGATCGtcactattattattttcactgtTTATGCAAAAAAGATGCTGAACAACCttcaaatggaagaagataATAGAAAGTATTCTGCCTCCCACCATGGTAGTTTCGAGGTAGAGAGTCTTTCGCACGAAAG CTGTTGGCTGGTCTGGAAATTGTGTGTTGATGATCATTTCTTCAGGGAGGGCTTTCATTAG
- the LOC111809841 gene encoding uncharacterized protein LOC111809841 isoform X4, with product MHKSIEELGKNENSRHEACENNEYARLVIANEAGPLESEILQPQDKLKSKSPLKRWIKISLWCIVSIVFLLVFFKWGVPFLFEKVIIPIMKWEATAFRRPMLALMLVASLASFPVFFIPSGPSMWLAGMIFGYGLGFVIIMVGTTIGMVLPYLIGLIFRDRIHLWLMRWPRKAEVLRLAGEGSWFRQFQVVALFRVSPFPYTIFNYAIVVTSMRFWPYLCGSVAGMIPEAFIYIYSGRLMRTLADVQYGKHRLTTVEIVYNVISFIIAIVTIIIFTVYAKKMLNNLQMEEDNRKYSASHHGSFEVESLSHERSPINVMKEDRAVEEVVAEITHTIKSCWST from the exons ATGCACAAATCAATTGAAGAACTcggtaaaaatgaaaatagcaGGCATGAAGCATGTGAGAACAATGAATATGCAAGGCTAGTCATAGCTAATGAAGCAGGTCCTTTGGAATCAGAGATTCTACAGCCTCAAGATAAACTGAAAAGCAAATCACCCTTGAAGCGGTGGATCAAAATTTCACTATGGTGCATTGTTAGTATTgtatttcttcttgttttcttcaagTGGGGAGTGCCATTTCTTTTCGAGAAG GTCATCATCCCAATCATGAAGTGGGAAGCTACTGCCTTTCGTCGACCTATGCTTGCACTAATGCTTGTTGCTTCTCTGGCATCCTTTCCCGTATTTTTTATTCCCTCTGGCCCTTCAATGTGGTTGGCTGGGATGATTTTTGGCTATGGCCTTGGGTTTGTTATAATAATGGTTGGAACAACTATTGGGATGGTCCTGCCATATTTAATTGGATTAATTTTCCGTGACCGCATTCAT CTATGGTTAATGAGATGGCCTCGAAAAGCAGAAGTACTCAGGCTTGCTGGGGAAGGGAGCTGGTTTCGTCAGTTTCAAGTTGTTGCACTCTTCAGGGTTTCACCATTTCCCTACactattttcaattatgcaaTTGTGGTAACAAGTATGAGATTTTGGCCCTATTTGTGCGGGTCAGTTGCAGGAATGATACCAGAGGctttcatttacatttacaG TGGTAGGCTAATGAGGACACTAGCAGATgttcaatatggaaaacatcggCTGACGACTGTAGAGATTGTGTATAACGTCATCTCCTTCATCATCGCGATCGtcactattattattttcactgtTTATGCAAAAAAGATGCTGAACAACCttcaaatggaagaagataATAGAAAGTATTCTGCCTCCCACCATGGTAGTTTCGAGGTAGAGAGTCTTTCGCACGAAAG atctccaatcaatgtgatgAAGGAAGATAGAGCTGTAGAAGAAGTCGTAGCTGAGATTACCCA